AGTCGGCCCTTCAGCAACAAATCGATGCCGCTGATGAGCAGACGCGCACGGCCCTTGAAGAGCTCAGAGAGCTCGAGCGTGAAACCCGCTCGCTCAAAGCGTCGAATGCCGCTCTTGCCGCACGCTTGGCACAGGAGGCCGAGCGGCAGCAGACGCTGGGCAGTGCACTGGATACCGTTAGCGAAACGCGTGCAGCACTTCCCGTGATCGAGCAGGACATGACCGAGCAGCTCACGGCGTTCATCGAAAACGATCTTCCGTTTCTTCTCGACGAACGCCTTGCGCGTATAGAGAATCTTCAGGGGGCCAGTAGCGCCGAGCGCATCGAACAGCTCTTGGAAACCTGGCGGGTAGAGCTCGAGTACGGCCGCGCAATCGATCACTGGCGCGGTCGGCTGACGCTTGAAGAGGGGAGCGCTCGCGAGGTCGACTATTTGCGCGTCGGGCGTATTGGCTACTACTACCTGACGCCGGACGGGCGTGAAGGCGCGCTCTGGAACGCCGAGAGCGGCCAGTGGCAGCCACTGGGCGAGCACGGCCGGCGCGAAGTGCGAAACGCCCTGCGCATTGCCGACGATCAGCGCACACCCGAGCTTCTCTACCTCCCGCTATCGATCACCGCCGAGCAGGAAAACCCGTCATGAACGTATCAACACCAAAGCGCTGGCGTGCGCTGGGCGCCTTCGTTCTGGGCTGTCTGCTAGTGACACCGGCGCTTGCGCAAACGAGCCAGTTTTCATCGTTGAGCGAAGCGCGCGAGGCCGCCGAGGCGCGCGACCAGGCTCGACTGGAAGGCTTTTTGAACGACCAGCAGGCGCTCGAGCAGGCGCTGGCGGATGCCCGCGCCGCCAACGCCGACGCTCTGGCGCGCCGGGAAGCGCTAGCCGAGCAACAAGAAGCGCAAACCGAACGTGGCAACGCGCTCGCCAGCCGTCAGGGCGAGCAGGGCGAAGAGCTCTCTTCGCTGCTCTCGACGCTTGCGCGCCAAAGCGATGAAGTACGCAACGAGTTGGGCGCGCAAAGCCTTCTCACGCTGGGCGCTGCCGAGCTGCCTCCGCGACTGGACAGCGTGGACGTGCTGGAGCGCGCCCAGCTCGAACGCGTGGTCGACAGCCTCGCCAGGCTTAGCGTTGCCACGGGCCAGGCCGAGCGCGTGCGCTTGCCAGTGGCCGATGCCGGAGGCAACATCGAAGAGCGCGATGTCGTGCGGCTCGGTGATTTTGCCGCCTTCACCGACACGGCGCTTTTGCGCGTCAGTGAAGAGGACGGTTCGGTGTCGACGCTGCCGCGCACCCCAAGCGAAATCGAGCGTGTCCTGGGGGAGTATTATCGCGGCGACAGCCGTGAGTTTGCCATCGACCCGTCTCAGGGTAGCGTGCTCACGGCACTGACACAGCAGCCAAGTCTTTGGGAGCGCTTTCAGCAGGGTGGCTATGTGGGCTATGTGGTCGTCGTACTCGGGGTGATCGGGCTTTTAGTCGCACTGGCGCAATATCTCTATTTGTGGGTCGTCAGCGCTCGCGTCAATCGCCAGCGTCGCTCGCTCGATAACCTCAAGGATAACAACCCCCTGGGGCGCGTGCTGCATCGCTTCAAGGACATGGACAAGCACCAAACGCCCGAAGCGCTGGAAGCGCGTCTGGACGAGGCGGTATTGGCAGAGCTTCCGCGCATCGAGCGCGGCCAGCCGATGGTCAAGCTACTCGCCGCGATTGCGCCGCTGTTGGGGCTTTTGGGTACCGTGTCCGGCATGATCGTTACCTTCCAGGCGATCACCGTGTTCGGCACCGGCGACCCGCAGCTGATGGCCGGCGGTATCAGCCAAGCACTGGTGACCACGGTACTGGGGCTGGTGACGGCGGTACCGCTGTTGTTCGCACAAACTGCGCTCTCGAGCCGTAGCCGCTACCTGACCCAGGTCATCGAAGGCGAAGCCAGTGCTACGCTTGCCGATCATCTGGAAGCGCAGTCCGCCCATGATGGCAAAGTGGTGAGCTAAATGCCGACGCTTCCTCTCTGGCTCGAGCCCGTCGAGCGGCTGATCGAAGCGGGCGGGGTCGTACTGGTGGTGCTCGCCGTCGTCGCGATTGCGGTGTTTGCCATGGCGATCGAGCGCTGGTGGTACTACCGAGTCACGTGGCGGCGCGCCCGTCGGCAGCTGATCAAGCGCTGGACCGCGCGCGAGGATCATCGCAGCTGGAGCGCGCGCACGCTGCGCCAGGTCTGGTCCGATGCGCTGGTTCGCCGGCTGCGCCGACCCTTGCCCTGGCTCAAGCTACTCGTCGCACTCTGCCCATTGCTGGGGCTTTTGGGCACCGTCACCGGCATGATCTCGGTATTCGATAGCCTGACCTACAGCGACACCCAGCAGGCCCGCGCGATGGCCGATGGCGTGGCGCGGGCAACGCTCCCCACGCTGACGGGTATGGCCATTGCCGTTGTAGGACTTTTATTCATTAGTCGCCTGGAGCACGTGATCCGTCGCGAGGATCAGCGTCTTCACGATCGATTGGCGCGTGCCCTGGAGAGTAACGATGCGTAGACGTCATTCAGCCGATAGCGCCGCGGAAGGCGCCGATGTCAACCTGACGCCAATGCTCGACGTGGTGTTCATCATGTTGATTTTCTTCATTGTCACCACCAGCTTCATCAACGAAAGCGGCATCGAGATCGAGCGCCCAGAGTCGAGCTCGGCAAGCCCACGTCCGGATGCTCAGGTGTTGGTCGCGGTCACGCCGGAAGGCGCGGTTTGGGTCGATGGTCGCCCCGTGGACGTTCACAGTGTCGGTCGGGAAGTGGCGGGGCTCTTGAGCGCCGACGGCTCCGTCGTGATTCAGGCCGACCGCGACGCCACCACCGGGCTTCTCATCGAAGTCATGGATCGCCTTCAGCAGGCCGGAGTCGACCAGGTGGCGGTGGCCGCGAGCCGGGGCGCGCAATGATTCGTCGCCTGCTATCGCTTCTGGCGGGCGCGGCGCTGGCGGTCGGGCTTTTCTGGTGTCTGGCCCTTCTGGTCACGCCGCCGGATCAGCCTTTTGAGGAGCCTGAGATCACCATGAGCATGAACATGGTCGAAGCCCCCGAGATCGCGCCGGAGCCGGAATCACCGGCGCCGGCGGAGGCGCCGCCGCCCACCGCCGCCCAGCCGCCGCCCATGCCGACGCCGGAACCGCTGGCGAGTGCGGACAGCGCCATTGCGCTCCCGGAAGTGGAGCTTCCCGACGAGCCGGTCGAGCCCGTTGAGCTCGACAGTGACCTGCCGGAACTGACCGAAATCACGCCGGAGCCGGTGCCCGAGCCGACCCCCGAACCTGAACCCGAACCAACGCCGCAGCCCGCGCCTCAGCCGGCACCGACGCCATCGCCCCAGCCGGCGCCTTCACCTTCGCCGTCACCGACGCCGGCCCAGTCTGCGCCCGCACCCGCGCCGCAAGCGCCGGTTTCCAATGAGCCGGTGAGCGTCGGGCAGATCGCAGCAACCAGTAAAACGGACCCGGTCTACCCGAATCGTGCGCTGCGGCGCAATATGGAAGGGTTTGTCGAAGTGAGTTTCGTCATTCGTCGCGATGGCAGCGTGGATGCCGGCTCCATTCAAGTGATTAATGCGCAGCCGCGGCGCGTGTTCGAGGACTCCGCGCGAGATGCCATTGCCAGCTGGCAATTTCCACCCAGCCAGCAGCTGCGCCGCGCCACCCAGCGCATCGACTTTCAACTGAGGTAGCCATGAAACGTTTAGCGCTTTTACTGTTTAGCGGTTGGGTCGCAGCGGCCCAGGCCGACGCGCCGCTCTCTGGCGATATCATTCGTGACCTCAATGCGTTGCAGGGCTCGCTTGCCAGCGCCCAGGGCGAGCAGGCGCTCGAAAGTGTCGTCGAGCGCGCGCTTCGTCAGGCCGAGCGCCTTGAAAGCGGCAACCGTTCGGATCAGTGGGCGAGTGCGCTCTATTACCAGTTGGCGGCCGGCGCCCTGTCGCGCCAGGGCGATACCGGCGCCGCTGCCGACCGGCTTGCCAGCGCTCGGGCGCGCTCGAGCGTCGGCGGCGAGCAGGCCCGCCGCTGGCTTCGCGAAGAAGCGCAGCTACGCCGCGCCGCTGGGCAGCGTACTCGAGCGATTACGCTTTACCAGCAGTGGCTAGAAAACGGCAGCGACGCCGACATGAGTTGGCAACTGGTGCGACTACTGGCCGACGATGACCAGTGGGACGCCGCCGCCGAACGCCTCTCGTCGCTTCTGGAGCAGAGCGAACCAACAACCGAGGCTCGCCAGGCGCTGGCTTTGAACGTCATGCGCCGCGCCGGCCAGGGCGAGCAGGCGCTTGGCTGGCTGCTCGAGGGCCTGGATGAGGAGAGTAGCAGCGACGAGTGGCGCCAGGCCGCCGGGCTTGCTCAGCAGGCGGGGCAGGCGGATGTAGCCGCCGGGCTTTGGGAAACTGCGTGGCAGCTGGGAAAATTCGAAAGCGACGAAGATTTCGAGACGCTGATCCAGCTTCATTTTGCCGGGGGCACGCCCGCCCGAGCCGCCGAGCACCTCCAGGCGGCGCTTGACGGCGAGCGCCTGGCGCGCAGCGAGGCTACCCTTCGCCGTGTGGCTGCGGCCTGGAGTCGGGCGAAAGATCGTGAGCGGGCGCTCGATGCATGGCAGGCGCTTGCCGAGCTAAGCGGTAAAGCCGAACACTGGCGCCGCTATGGCCAGCTCGCCTACGCCTGGAACGATGAGGCCCGCGCCGAGCGCGCCTGGCAACAGGCCCAGGCGCTTGGCGACGAAGAGGTCGATGCCTGGCTTGCAAGCTTGCACTAAACGCGCCCGAGCAACGCCTGACACTGTCAGGGGGCGAGCGTGAGCGCGAAATCGCTCCAGGTCGGGGCGTGATCTGAAGGGCGCTCCATGGCGCGCAGGTCGTAATCGATACCGGCGCCGCTCGCCTTATCACGAAGGGCTTTCGTGGTCAGAATGTAGTCGATCCGCAGCCCGCGTTTGGGCTCACGGTCGAAGCCTTTCGAACGGTAGTCGAACCAGCTAAAACGCTCGTCATCATCCGGGTGACAGACGCGATAGCTGTCCGTCAATCCCCAGGCCTTGATGCCTTCGAGCCACTCGCGCTCGATCGGCTGAAAGCTGGTTTTGCCCTCGCGCAGCCAACGCTTGCGAGCCGGCTCACCGATACCGATGTCCTGATCTTCAGGAGAGATATTGAAGTCGCCCATGATGGCCAGGCGCTCGGTTGGTTGGTGGCGCGTGTCGAGCAGGCGTGAAAGCTGCTGGTAGAAGCGCTCCTTGTGGGGAAACTTGGTCGGGTGCGACACGTTTTCCCCCTGGGGGAAGTAGCCGTTGTAGATCGTGACCGGCTCACCGTCTTCGCAGGCGAGCGTAACGCCGATCATTCGCCGCTGGGCGTCTTCCTCATCATCGGGGAAGCCGTAGACCACGGACTGTGGCTTCTGGCGAGTGAGCATGGCCACGCCGTAGTGCCCTTTTTGGCCGTAATAGACGACGTGGTAACCCATCGCCTCGACATCCTTGATCGGAAACTCGCTATCCTGCACCTTGGTTTCCTGCAGACCGATGATGTCCGGGGCCTGGATGTCGATCAGCGCTTGAAGCTGATGCAGGCGGGCGCGGATACCGTTGATATTGAACGAGACCAGACGCATCAGGCGTTGTCTCCCGGCGCAGGGTCGTGCTTTCGCTCGGGATGGATCTCGATGGATTGGCCGCTTTGCTCGCGGGCGAGCTTGCGTACCGCCTGGAGTTTGCGCTGCTGCTGCTTTTTAGCCACGAAACGCCGCGAGGGTGCGACCTGATCCGGGTTCTCCTTGCGCCACTTTTTATAGTCCTTGCGCCGGCCGGTACGAATGGTGACCTTGTCCGCCAGCGAACGGGTTTTTTTCTTACGCGTCATGTCGCGCTCCTTGATCGATTTGATCGCCATTCTAACAGGCAAGCGTTTCGGGCACACCGGGCACCGCTCTAATTGGCGCGCCCTGTGATACACTATGCGCGTCGTGATGCCAACATCCACCGTAATGGACAGATAGAAAGCCTATGAGCGAGTCGGAACAGACCACAGCATCGGCCCAGAACCGCAAGCCCAAACGTCGTCGCCGTAAGCCGCGCCGCCGTCAATCCGGCTGGGATTTACGCCAGTTTCAGGTGCCCGCCGTGGCCGGCAAGTGGCGCTTTCATGACTTCGATTTGCCGCTGCCCTTGATGCGCGCCATCCACGCCCAGGGGTTCGAGTACTGCACTCCCATCCAGGCCGAGGCGCTGCGCCAGACGCTTCTGGGCGGCGATATCGTCGGCAAGGCCCAGACCGGTACCGGCAAGACCGCCGCGTTCTTGATGTCGGTGCTCGCCTACTTTCTGGAAGAGCCGGCACCGAACGGGCAAAAGCCCGGCGCGCCCAGGGCGCTGATCATCGCGCCTACCCGGGAGCTTGCGCTGCAGATCGAGAAGGACGCCAAAGCGCTTTCGCGCTTCACCGATCTTGCCGTTGCCAGCGTCGTAGGCGGTATGGAGTATCAGGCCCAGCGCGAAGCGTTGACCAAAAACGTCGACATTCTCGTGGCCACGCCCGGTCGGCTTTTGGACTTTCATCAAAAGCGTGATATCGATCTCTCCGAGGTCGAGGTATTGGTGCTCGACGAGGCCGATCGCATGCTCTCGATGGGTTTCATCCCCGACGTCAAGCGCATCATCCGCTACACGCCAAAGAAAGAGGAGCGGCAGACGTTCCTGTTCTCGGCCACCTTCACCGACGATATCCTGAACCTTGCCAGTCAGTGGACGCAGACCCCGGCCCACGTCGAGATCGAGGTCACCGTCGAGAACCAGGCCGACATCGATCAGCGTGTCTACCTCGTCTCCGACGATGACAAGCAGCGTCTGCTGGTCAAGCTTTTGGAGCAGGAGAGCTTCGAGCGCGTGATGGTGTTCGGCAACCGCCGGGATCTGGTGCGCAAGCTCGATAGCGCGCTGAGAAAGGCGGGTGTGAGCGTGGCGATGCTCTCTGGTGACGTGCCCCAGGGCCAGCGGATCCAGACCCTCGAGGAGTTTCGTGAAGGCGCGATCCAGGTGCTGGTTGCCACCGACGTTGCCGGTCGCGGTATCCACATCGAAGACGTCAGCCACGTGATCAACTATACGCTGCCGGAAGACCCGGAGGACTACGTTCACCGGATCGGCCGCACCGGTCGCGCCGGTGCCAAGGGCGTGTCGATCAGCTTCGTGGGTGAAGAGGATGCGTTCTCGCTGCCGGAAATCGAGCGCTATATCAATGACAAGCTGCCCTGCGAGCATCCGCCGGAAGGCATGCTTTAAACGCGATGCTGGACAACGAGCTCAAGGCGAGCATCCAAACGGCGTATCGTCAGGTGGTCGAGGAGCTGTCGCTGACGCCACGCTACGGTCAGCGGCTGATGATCGCCGAAATCGCCCGCACGCTGGGCGATATCGAAGTCGATGGTGAAGGCAAGCGCGTCAGCGACCAGCACGTTTGCGTGCTGGAAGCGGGCACCGGTACCGGCAAGACGCTCGCTTATTTGATTTCGGCGCTGCCGGTGGCCAAGGCCCGCGGTAAGCGCCTGATCGTCTCGACCGCCACGGTCGCCCTTCAGGAACAGGTGCTCAACCAGGATCTGCCGGCGCTCTCCCGCCACAGCGGGCTAACGTTCAAGTACGCTCTGGCCAAGGGGCGGGGGCGCTATGTCTGCGTGGCGCGCCTGGATCAGGCGTTGGAAGGCGTTGAACCCAACCCGACCCATTCGCTGTTCGAGCAGTCGCTGGCCGAGCAGGGCAGCGAGTTTACCGTGCTGGCCACCGACATGGCCGAAGCCTACGGCAGCGGCACCTGGGAGGGCGACCGCGACAACTGGCCTGAGTCGATCGACGATAGCCACTGGCGGCGCTTGACCGTCGATCATCGCCAGTGCACCGGTCGGCGCTGCGGTCACTTTGGTGCCTGCGCTTTTTTCCGCTCAAGGCGCGAACTCGAAAACGCCGATATCATCGTCGCCAATCACGACCTGGTGCTCGCGGATCTGGCGCTCGGCGGGGGGGCGATACTGCCGGACCCGGCGGAGTGCATTTTCGTGTTCGATGAAGGTCACCACCTGCCGGACAAGGCGCTTTCCCACTTTGCCCACCGCTTTGCGGTCAACGCCTGCCTGCGCTGGCTGGGTACGCTGAAATCGAGCCTTGGCGAGCTGAACACGGGCCTTGGTGGTCAGCCTACCATTGCTCGGCTTCTGGCAGGGCTTCCCGAGCTCTTGCGCGGGCTCGAGCCGGCGCTGGGCGATGTGTTCAGCCTGGGCCACCAGCTCGCCGGACGCGACCGGGGACTAACGGACGATGAGTCTCTGCACCAGTTTCGCTTCGAGAAGGGGCAGCTGCCCGAGGCGCTCAGAGAACAGGCGAGCCAGTTGGTTACTCAGTTCGCGACCCTTTCGCGGGCGCTCGAGAGCATCAGCGATATTCTGCGTGAAACCCTGGACCCGGATAAGCAAACCGGTCTTGAGCGCGAGCAGGCCGAAAGCTGGCTGCCGCTGGTGGCGCTGCTGCACGGGCGAAGCCTGGACGCCCACGCGCTGTGGCAAAGCATGAGTGAGCAGGACCCGCCCAACGCGGCGCCAAGCGCGCGCTGGGTCACCCTGAGCCGCGCCGGCGGCGAGCCGGAGATCGAGTTCTCGGCAAGCCCGGTATCCGCGGCGCATACGCTGGCCAAACACCTCTGGGGGCGCTGCCACGGTGCGGTGGTGACCTCGGCCACATTAACCGCGCTTGGGCGCTTCGAGCGCCTTCAGGAGCGGGCGGGGCTGGCTAACCGCTACCGTTATCAGGCGCTGCCAAGCCCTTTCGACTACGCCAACGCGGTGCTGAGAGTGCCGCCAGAGGCGGTGGATCCGGGCGACCGTGACGCTCACGAGCGTGCTATCGTCACCTTCGTCGACTCGCTCGATGAACGTGAGGCGGTGCTGGTGCTGTTCTCGTCGCGCGCTCAGCTCAGAGCGGTCGAGAAGGCGCTGACGGAAAAGGCCCGCGAGCGGGTGCTGGCTCAGGACGCGCTGCCCAAGCGCGAGCTGATCGAACGCCATCGCGCCGCGGTGGATCGGCGCGAGGGCAGCATCATCTTTGGTTTGGCAAGCTTTGCCGAGGGCATCGATCTGCCCGGCCACTATCTGACGCACGTGGTCATTACCAGGCTGCCTTTCGCGGTGCCGGACGACCCCGTAGGGGCAACGCTTGCCGAGTGGATCGAAAGCCAGGGCGGTAATCCATTCATGCGTATCAGCGTGCCGGACGCCTCGATCAAGCTGGTTCAGGCCTGTGGCCGGCTGATTCGAAAGGAGAGCGATCAGGGCGTGATTACGCTGTTGGACCGGCGAGTCATTACGCGCCGCTACGGCCAGGCGCTACTGGACGCGCTGCCGCCGTTTCGCCGCGAGATCAGCGCTTGAGGCCAAGGCATAAGGTTTGGCGTCGGGTTTGAAGATGAAAGCCGCACAAAAAAAACGCCCCGCGACTGCTCGCGGGGCGTTTTTTGTGGTCTCGTATCAATGTGCTATTTACGTTTGGCAAGCACCGGGGCGAGCTGGTCGTTCATTTTTCTGAACGCCTCTACGGTGGTATCCCAATCGATGCAGGCGTCGGTGATCGACACGCCGTAGGTGAGCTGGCTGGTATCCGCCGTGAGCTTTTGGTTACCCCAGCCCAGGTTGGATTCGACCATCAGGCCCATGATCGAGGTATTGCCCTCGAGAATCTGATGGGTGACGTTTTCCAGTACCAGCGGCTGCAGCGCGGCATCCTTGTTGGAGTTGGCGTGAGAGCAGTCGATCATGATATTGGCGGAGAGCTTCGCCTTGGCCAGCTCCTTTTCGGCAAGCGCGACGCTGACGCTATCGTAGTTGGGTTTGCCGTTGCCGCCGCGCAGCACCACGTGGCCATAGGCGTTGCCGCGGGTGCGAATGATCGATACCTGGCCTGCCTGGTTGATACCGAGGAAGTTGTGCGGGTTGGCCACCGACTCGAGCGCGTTCATGGCGACGTCCAGGCTTCCGTCGGTACCGTTTTTGAAGCCAACCGGGCAGGAGAGGCCAGAGGCCATCTCGCGATGCGTCTGCGACTCGGTGGTGCGCGCGCCGATCGCCGACCAGCTGATGCAGTCCTGCAGATACTGCGGCGAAATCGGATCCAGTGCCTCGGTGGCCAGCGGTAGGCCGAGTTCGGCAAGCTCCACCAGCAGTTTGCGCGCGATGTGAAGCCCTTCATCGATCTCAAAGGAGTCGTTCAGGTGCGGGTCGTTGATCAATCCCTTCCAGCCGACCGTGGTACGTGGCTTCTCGAAGTAGACGCGCATGACGATATAGAGCGAATCACTGACCTCATCGGCGAGGGCACGAAGCTTTTTGGCGTAATCGATCGCGGCATCCACGTCGTGAATCGAGCAGGGGCCCACGACCATGAGAAGGCGCGGATCCTTGCCATCCAGAATGTTCTGGATGACCCGACGGCCCTCGATGACGGTCTGCTCGGCTTTTTCGGTCAATGGGACGGCGGTTTTCAACGCGTCCGGCGTCGTCAAGACATCCTGAGCCAGAACGTTTAAGTTACTCACTTGTTGATCGGACATGGTGCTTCCTGTACGTGGCAGCCTGGGTAAAATTGGGCACTACTATGGCGCGTTAAGAGAGTAAAAATCAATTGTTACGGAACCCGGTGTTAACCGATAGTGTCTGCTCATGGATTTGATACGCGCGGCAATGTGCTTGATGCACGGCAGATAACGCGTAACACTACGTACATGGAGTACGTGCATGGAGTACGTGCAAGGAGCGCTAACGCCTCTATCGCCTATCAGGTAGGCGGTCACGCAAAAAAGTCCGACGCTAGTGTCGGCAAGGCCGGGCCGCGCTCGATACGGGCCACTGTTCCAGTCGTTCGGCGGGCCGGTTTATAAACCGCTCCGTATGAGTGACGTCCTTGGCCAATCAGTTTATTTACGGTCAATGATTTATTTAATTTGCCCAAGGGACGCTATGTTGCATGCTGTTAAAGCCCGCCTCGGAGGGCGAAGGGTATCAAGGATCGGCGTTAAGCGTTCGAGCCGGGGGAGAGTGTGAATGAGCACTCGTGAAACGGATCAGCAGCTGGTTGAACGTGCCCAAAAAGGTGATTTACGCGCTTTTGATCTGCTTGTGAAAAAATATCAGCACAAGATAATCGGACTGATCGGTCGCTACGTTCACGATCATGCCGAGGTTCAGGATGTCGCTCAGGAAGCGTTCATCAAGGCGTACCGGGCGCTTGGCAAATTTCGTTCGGAAAGCGCTTTCTATACGTGGATGTACCGTATCGCGATCAACACGGCAAAAAACCATCTCGTTTCGCGCGGACGCCGCCCACCAGGCAGTGATCTGGATATCGTCGATGCCGAGATGCTCGACCAGAGCGGCCGGCTAGCGGACAGTGAGTCTCCTGAAGCCTCGATTGCGCGGGACCAGCTCGAGGCGGCAGTGTTCGAGGCAATCGAGCGCCTGCCGGACGATCTGCGTACCGCCATTACGCTTCGCGAGCTTGATGGACTTGCCTACGAAGATATCGCCCAAGTCATGCAGTGTCCGGTGGGCACGGTGCGTTCGCGCATTTTTCGGGCGCGCGAAGCGGTAGATGAACATATTCGGCCGCTGGTCAGCACCTCACGCAATAGCCGCGATGAGTAAACGCCAGATGGCGCGGGCCGCGAGAAAATCCCATAAGCAATTTCACTTTTTTGTGAACTGTCAGCGGTCAACGACGTCATAGTGCGTGACCAGATTAACCAGCAAGTAAACAGCAAGTATGGCGCGCCGTCAGATCAATCAAGTGATTGGTAATGCCTTGATGGGGCGCGCCAAACTCAAGTGTTGGCCTGTGAATACGCTCGCGGCCATACCGACAACCGTGGCTCGAGACGTTTTTAAACACAGCGTGAGGGTGTAAGTATGAGTTTGAATACACGAGAATCACTATCGGCATTGATGGATGGCGAAAGCGAAGAGCTGGAGCTTCGCCGCGTGCTCAAGTCACTGCCCGAAGAAGCAGGCGCTGCCGAGTCCTGGCGCCGCTACCACTTGGCTCGCAGTATGATGCAGCGCGAGCGCTCGGTTGATGTGAGCCTTGACCTCTCCGCCGGTATCATGGCCCGGCTTGAAAACGAGCCGGCGCCGCAGCTCGATGCACAGCAAGACACGTCGAGCATTGGCTCGCTTGCCAAACCCGGTCGCGTCTCGTTTGCCCGTGGGGCGAGCGTTGCCGCTGCGGTATCGCTGATGGTCGTCACTGGGGTGCAGTTTTTGAACAGTGACGGCAGCGTTTCAACCGCCACTCAAGGAGGCAGCGACTTGGCCGCGGTGTCTTCGAACGCTGGCGCTCAAGTGCAGCCGGCAAGCTTGGGCGGTACCAATGCGGTGGCGTCTTCTGACGTTCCCATGTTCGAGCCAACCGCGTTTCGTGTGAACGGCCAGGCCGGTCGCAGCGGCTTGATGAACGTAAGCGAATCATTTGGCGCCTCGACGCCGGCGGTGTCCAACGCGGCTCAGACGTTTTCTGCGCCCACGAGCGCCATTGACGCCGATCAAATCAACCTGCTCCAGTCCTACCTCGAGCAGCACGCGCAGGGCGCCGCCGCAGGCAGTGGCGATAGCTGGATGCCGCTCATGCGCTCATCCTCTATCGTCGAGCCGCTTGGTCAGCGCTAATCGGCTGGCGCGACCGGCAGTTCAGTAAGCGTTTTTATCGGTAGCGATTAAAGGATGAGGGATGATCGTGAGGGTCGAGGTAGCGTCGTGGTTTGCAAGGGGGGCGCTCTGTGCAGCAGTCGTGGCGCTTTCGTTTCCCGCAACTGCTCAGGCGAGCAGCGAGGCCGATCAGCCCTCCACGGCGCCCTCGACAGAAGCGGCTCGCCAGACCTGTTCCACCCCGCTTTTAACTCAGGCGCCGAGTTCCGTCGACGAGCGGCTAATCCGCACGATGCTGGCAAGCCACTGCTATGAATACCAGGCCCGCGCGGTCTCCATCAACAGTATCGGTGTACGCACGCTGGCGCTTTCTCATCGCGTCCAGGATGGGGTGCGTCAGCAGGTCGTTCAGCACCTGGATGGTCCTTCTATTAGCGTCGAGCGCCGTTCTCAGGCCGGCAAGCTGGCTTGGGCGCTTCCCGGTGAGAGCGATTTCGATATTGCGGTTACGCCCCGTGCCTGGGCTGAACACGTCGAAACCTATTACGATGTATCGCTCGAAAATGAAGAGCGCGTGGCCGGGCGCGTGGCGTCCAGACTGCGCTTCGAGC
The window above is part of the Halomonas sp. GD1P12 genome. Proteins encoded here:
- the dinG gene encoding ATP-dependent DNA helicase DinG, yielding MLDNELKASIQTAYRQVVEELSLTPRYGQRLMIAEIARTLGDIEVDGEGKRVSDQHVCVLEAGTGTGKTLAYLISALPVAKARGKRLIVSTATVALQEQVLNQDLPALSRHSGLTFKYALAKGRGRYVCVARLDQALEGVEPNPTHSLFEQSLAEQGSEFTVLATDMAEAYGSGTWEGDRDNWPESIDDSHWRRLTVDHRQCTGRRCGHFGACAFFRSRRELENADIIVANHDLVLADLALGGGAILPDPAECIFVFDEGHHLPDKALSHFAHRFAVNACLRWLGTLKSSLGELNTGLGGQPTIARLLAGLPELLRGLEPALGDVFSLGHQLAGRDRGLTDDESLHQFRFEKGQLPEALREQASQLVTQFATLSRALESISDILRETLDPDKQTGLEREQAESWLPLVALLHGRSLDAHALWQSMSEQDPPNAAPSARWVTLSRAGGEPEIEFSASPVSAAHTLAKHLWGRCHGAVVTSATLTALGRFERLQERAGLANRYRYQALPSPFDYANAVLRVPPEAVDPGDRDAHERAIVTFVDSLDEREAVLVLFSSRAQLRAVEKALTEKARERVLAQDALPKRELIERHRAAVDRREGSIIFGLASFAEGIDLPGHYLTHVVITRLPFAVPDDPVGATLAEWIESQGGNPFMRISVPDASIKLVQACGRLIRKESDQGVITLLDRRVITRRYGQALLDALPPFRREISA
- a CDS encoding 3-deoxy-7-phosphoheptulonate synthase, coding for MSDQQVSNLNVLAQDVLTTPDALKTAVPLTEKAEQTVIEGRRVIQNILDGKDPRLLMVVGPCSIHDVDAAIDYAKKLRALADEVSDSLYIVMRVYFEKPRTTVGWKGLINDPHLNDSFEIDEGLHIARKLLVELAELGLPLATEALDPISPQYLQDCISWSAIGARTTESQTHREMASGLSCPVGFKNGTDGSLDVAMNALESVANPHNFLGINQAGQVSIIRTRGNAYGHVVLRGGNGKPNYDSVSVALAEKELAKAKLSANIMIDCSHANSNKDAALQPLVLENVTHQILEGNTSIMGLMVESNLGWGNQKLTADTSQLTYGVSITDACIDWDTTVEAFRKMNDQLAPVLAKRK
- the rpoE gene encoding RNA polymerase sigma factor RpoE, with product MSTRETDQQLVERAQKGDLRAFDLLVKKYQHKIIGLIGRYVHDHAEVQDVAQEAFIKAYRALGKFRSESAFYTWMYRIAINTAKNHLVSRGRRPPGSDLDIVDAEMLDQSGRLADSESPEASIARDQLEAAVFEAIERLPDDLRTAITLRELDGLAYEDIAQVMQCPVGTVRSRIFRAREAVDEHIRPLVSTSRNSRDE
- a CDS encoding sigma-E factor negative regulatory protein, coding for MSLNTRESLSALMDGESEELELRRVLKSLPEEAGAAESWRRYHLARSMMQRERSVDVSLDLSAGIMARLENEPAPQLDAQQDTSSIGSLAKPGRVSFARGASVAAAVSLMVVTGVQFLNSDGSVSTATQGGSDLAAVSSNAGAQVQPASLGGTNAVASSDVPMFEPTAFRVNGQAGRSGLMNVSESFGASTPAVSNAAQTFSAPTSAIDADQINLLQSYLEQHAQGAAAGSGDSWMPLMRSSSIVEPLGQR
- a CDS encoding MucB/RseB C-terminal domain-containing protein — translated: MIVRVEVASWFARGALCAAVVALSFPATAQASSEADQPSTAPSTEAARQTCSTPLLTQAPSSVDERLIRTMLASHCYEYQARAVSINSIGVRTLALSHRVQDGVRQQVVQHLDGPSISVERRSQAGKLAWALPGESDFDIAVTPRAWAEHVETYYDVSLENEERVAGRVASRLRFEPHDDNRYAHTWWVDEETGLLLKHELSDTQSRVVETFQMTQLQSPSLYEGPLMSEQSRGLADPDWEVNWLPEGFVAQPAQITSSNPMAQRFFSDGLSSVSVFAAPVGDEALEAGAYTLGVSGIAIELVDIEGERWQLVAIGELPAGQVRRIVQSIEFGAHVPGRG